caacaaattaagatgagaatcagcagctgaacaccagacaggagaacaatactcaaaacaaggtagaataaaagaattaaaacacttcttcagaatagattgatcaccgaatatcttaaaagactttctcaataagccaattttttgtgcaattgaagaagacacagaccttatatgtttctcaaaagtaaatttgctgtcaagaatcacgcctaaaattttgaaagagtcatacaaatttaaagaaacattatcaatactgagatccggatgttgaggagccaccgtccttgacctacttacaatcatactttgagttttgttaggattcaacttcataccccataatttgcaccatgcactaattttagctaaatctctattaagggattcaccaaccccagatctacattcaggggatggaattgatgcaaagagagtagcatcatctgcatatgcaacaagcttattttctaggccaaaccacatgtcatgtgtatatagtatgaaaagtaatgggccaagaacactaccctgtggaacaccggatatcacattcctatactcactatggtgcccatcaacaacaactctttgagatctactacttaaaaaatcaataataatgctaagaaacgacccacccactcccaactgtttcagtttgaaaacaagggcctcatgattaacacggtcaaaggcagcactaaaatcaaggccaatcatacgaacttcccgaccacaatcaagggatgagctcaaattgttttttgaagtgcaagataaaacagaatttcctgcccggctgtgtgatgaggaatggatcatgcgtcttgcctatttggttgatataattgagcaactgaataaactgaatcttcagatgcaaggaaggaatacagacattatagaattcgtagatgccttggaagctttcatgagcaagcatgaaaattagaagaaaatggtaaatgcagaaaatgtagccatgtttgagaaactgtcatccaatCTTGATGTTTTTGGTGAAGACAAGGTACTTCCgcaatttgcaaaaaattaaattttgtagcatttgacagcactggaaaattaattcagacgatattttcacgaacttagtgattaGTTGGATTTAGTAAGAAATCCATTGAAACTGTCAGTAGAAAAAGTTCCTCATGattgttaagatgagtttttggagttaaaaagttatttgggcataagagatatgttcgatgataaatcaataacagaattttggcctctgatgtgcgattcctacccaaaagtggcagaaatcgctatccgtgtattgcttccgtttgtatcgacatatctttgtgagtcaggcttttcaactctgttacaaattaaaacgaagcatcgcagtagatcagaggtagaaaattacctgcgttgtggcctttcaagcactcatccggttatcccagaattggctaaaaataaacaatcacaggtttcgtcaatcgatgaaatgtaatcttctgaataaaaataattgcatcagcttcagtttggcctgttaagtagttcttataaattaaaaaaaaaaactattttactttcattcaagttttatatatccatcgatattttcaatttgcatataatttgtaatattccattatgcaaataatccatgtaaagctgtaaatgcatgattcagtttgaaaaaaaaaaagaaaataaaaggatttttagtgatatttgcatattatatacaatgcAACTTTTGAGACAACTTTTAAAAAAGACGggaagtggggtggggggggggggaatgacatcattgcaaatggtgaaaggggtgcatgggccaagaaggttgagaacccctggtctagaccgtctgggttgtgcagtcaacaccctaccgggttgctgaggttgacgcactgcgtcaaaacaagtcacctctgctggttgttgaatgtcctgaatgtcaacaaccacctccgagcgtcgcttaacgtcaacgtgcggctggcaacccacactgggtcgcatcggtggaggaaccacctcaactggcagacgcgagtaggttacctcagcgtcaacagggcgcacaaccgaccggttggaaggttgttggccagaaggttcggctggcaacccacactggatctagcaaccttctccgcatttaagtcctctatcaaggacgcaagcttggactgcacgtcttgcagcaaagcccatttagggtctacaggagcaggtgcggcaacagacggggttagcgactgaggcggtaccgctttccatccctgaaagccttgtttatgcatgacataattgtacagcaaaacttcaaaggctcgaaaacagctgtgaagttgacctgtaaaaaacttggagcttcttctggccaggcgccagggagagtctacgagatttgagaagtctatctgggcagaggcatgaactcccaagccgagaacttctctcgtgtcatatcagactctcgctctataagccagtttaaaagaagggaaagaaaaggctgtatcccccaaactcctcctggtgaaaaaccagtcgcctagccaacgtaaagctctctaggagagcgagagagcactagcttaaaaacaactgcttcgaagtagctaggcctagtgtaagctctgacgtttaggcgaacgaggagcagcagttacaaaaagatccggacaaagatccttaaaaaaaaatcatcatgatttaatcaaagtccatagggggctaagcagctttaggctcctctccatctgacagagtcctcaagggaatatcagtaggagggggaacagcaacttcctcatctacaggaaccttgtccgataaaagctgagtctcaagcaagggagagacctactgtggtggcaatgctttacaagcagagtccacactcactggtgcattagtagcggaccagaacgcaacgtcatgtaactgcttgacagtctgtgaactgtcaacaactgaactgtcaaccacaacaggtgcgtgaggacgcacagcgtccactcgagactgctttgactgcctagactgagcagtcaaaacaactctagaatgcggaggttgacgcacagcgtcaaaacaagtcaactccgattgttagtgaacgtcttgaacgtcaacaggagcatcagcaagtggcctaacgtccaaatgcggctgaaaaaccacacgagaccgcatcgagtgtggttctaaacaacctgactgacgtgacttagctacgccaacgtcaacagtaagcacaaaggaacgttaggttggctgaaagccaggatatcgatgagataaacggctagactcaacggactaatcggcagaatagtcttccataagggaggcaagcatattctgcatgtcttgccataaaacccattaaggatcaacggaaatggttgtggtaagagacgagggtaacgtctgtgaccgcaacactttgccaacaaaaaagactctcggagtctgtgttacgcttttgttaggcggcgagcagttatccgatgactgcatagggtcagagctgtcctaatggctgtaaccaggacgctggacctgtcctgaaaggactgactttcgcttaagggcttcgaaatcttgtgacaggtttcttatgcaaaaagccttcggatgacgaggagaaaaaacgtctctctcgtcttatggtaggggagatcttggtaagatacacccgataccataaagggaaaacgtctgttcgttgatcaaggcctctcgaacccataagtcgttcgacattacttctcccctgggcttgggagcatgcaagaggtcccggactaggtgaacgacaggcacgaacagacgaaccctcggacgcaacactgtaacactttgcgcatatcactttatcactttgattttctgttttgcacttatttcactgaaatcgaaacttttactgatttctacctgaaacacgcaattctacccttcattaaaaggtagtataatgcaagctcattaataccagcaaaaaacagaaaacatattttaagataaaaaattcagtggctgggaaagagactaaacactagttcatataaactatgttttcaatctctcaccgcacatagcctcgggacgagaataaaaaactaaaaacgttttatccttcctccccgtacagagactagggacgagagtaactcgagaacaacgttacccgcttgaacggaacgttttttctcctctctctccctccgtctctatctctctctctctttctctcttgatttcgcacctaagataagagcccaattatatctcgtcaaaaaaacatgttatttgactaaaggaaaaaactgaaaggtttttcaaataaaaagttcctttaaaatagaatttaaaacaattaagctaagaaagaatgaacaaaacgtcagaatcgatttactcttactgcaaagtgaaaccgtgatacacactctctctatcgtaacgatagagcacatgttgaacgtcctgaacgtcaacaactgcgtagcataaataaactaaacgttagttcatctttgaaaacagtacgaagactatcaaagaaaatctttcataaaatattacatttaaaaagttttaaatccttagctctttaaaagctatttacgatataaagggctcaacgttgattaacttcggttttcaagttaggaccgcctactcaggaaaggtcgcatataaaccaaacattaaaatttatttcatatgtttataataaatggaaagttaatcgaagaggcctaataaaggcggagagatataaaaatatatagaggaaaatctataaataatttataacgtgataagataattactaaaagcctaaacacacttccgtctaagggaagggtcggccattaaaaagtgaaagaaagtccatactctctttgtcaccataattaaatctatccaaaacgagttcaagatttaagatgaagataaaacacctgcattgcgaaagctcaaaaccagaatatagtacttcaccaatatgatgtgaaaaactccagtttagcaacagcgagtaaagtaaagtacgacagagagaaaattgagtctttgtttacataagagctgggtatctggtcgacagatggcgctgttgggcacacccgcaacctgtgtagcgatcgctggcgagtttttccgtagattttgtctgtcgagcaacagagttgcagctatatattcaccggctaagttaaatatttaaaatttataaaatataacaagaaatgttatgtttatataatttggaattttttcttttaaatttaacaTGCTTACAGCAATATTGCACCTTTGCAAGAACTTGTATATATGTACCTAAAGTTGTCACTGAAAAATCTTACAatatggcttcatatatatatatatatatatatatatatatatatatatatatatatatatatatatatatatagagagagagagagagagagagagagagagagagagagagagagagagagagagagagagagagaatcggacaATGTGATATAATATAGTTTAAAACACAAAAAGTGCAATAACAACTTATTGACAGAGAAAAGAATGAATTAAGGCACTAACTTTCTCTAAGTTGAAactaatactgtactataaaagcCCCATAAAATGGTATCTAACAATTAGCATGATTTAATTAAGACCTAAACTATGCCATTTGTGAAATTTATGAATGAAACGGTTGGTctaacaagaaataaaaaaggattcaTTAATACAGTATGGGAATGCTTAGGAATTATCCAGCAATTGGCAACAATGTGCAACAGCTTTGAAAAATAAGACAGATTTGAGTCAGAGAAATAATTGAATTGGTTTGTGTCACTAAATTAGAAAACTGCATTAATGCAATGTACAGTAGTGACTATTTGAATTTAAAAAGACTATTCATAGTGtaccttatacatatataatatgaatataattaatgATAACCAATGgggaatttttctttaaaaaaaaattaaaaggtacaAGCTATTTTTTCTAATAAGTTCTTTCTCATTAGAATTGCTAAAAATTAGCCTTCATTGAAGGTTTGTCATGACTATAAGTCAATAAATGATGTCAACGGAGCTTATGAACTACTGTAAAAGTAAACCGTATACAATATCTTAATAACACAATTCCCTTTACATTTTTCAACTATACCTGCAGATCAAGTAGATTCCAGCATTTTGTTCTAAATTTGCATTGTAAAAGGATGCGCTTGTTTAAAGGTAATGTTAGATAGTGTGTCAATATTCCcttaattgtttttaaaaaatttgtttcaACTATACTTTGGCCAAATGGCCTAACAAACGAGATTTAAAACAGCGTGCGTTTCTacaggaataagaaaatatagggtACTGTATGAGACAGCACATTCcacaaataaaacaattaattctgTTTTTAGCAACATTCATTTCTTGCAATATAATCTCtaaaagagaaattttaaatatttacttaGTGACAAGTTATTTAATTCTTAATACTTAGAAGATTGCTTTAGATATTagagataaatacagtatatagataaaaaTTTAACTTTGGGGCAATTAGCTACTCAGAAAATTGTACAAGTTGAATAAAATGTAAACttacaagaaaattaaaaaataaaatatgaatacagaTCTTACAATCATGactaaaattataatttcttcaatataaaTCTAAGGTTTGTAATCTTTAATATGTATAGTACTGTATAAGCATTTCACAACAGCAAATAAGTATAATTAACCCAATGTAATATCAACTACTATAAAGAGATGAATCAACTTTATGCTTCTACAGTCTCCATCATTCAAACAAGAAAAAAGGTGGCCTACATACTCCTGCGACAGTTGTATAATACAAGAAAACTATTATTCTACAAACTATACTGTATAAAAGTATATTCCCTTTTCCTAGGCAGACAGTATAAAACCCACTAAATAGTTTACTGAATTTACCCTAAAGCATCAAAACAGATTTCTTTACCTTCAACTCCTCTTCCATTTCAGAGAGTTTACGTTCCAGTGCCCGCTTTTCACGCTTATCTGCTTCAGCCATGGCAAGTCGAGTGTTATTCTGAGGATACAAAAGATATTTTCAACTGCATAGTCTACATCTATCTATTTAGTTTTGCAAAGTTGCATATCAAATCTCACTTTGTATTGCCAATGATGACAGTATACACACTCAAgaactatatatatttaaattcttgATCAAATTAACAAAGCTCATCAGGAACTTTACAAAAATTGTAATAGCATTTTAAAAATTGTGTACAATTCACAGAACTTCAATGAAATACATAGCAACAATGTCAAACCTTTTTATTGGTAGTTTCAATAGCTTCTCTGGATAACCGTAACTCATTCTCTGTGCCACGTAGTCGTTCATGAATTCTGAAGTTTTCTTCAAGCTGTTCCTCGTAGAGCtgggaagaaaaaaaatagttttaacacATACAACAACATCCCCTGAAACAACTGCAGAACTCTTTCTTACgaaaaattaatttcttaattttaaaattctttgcTAATACAAAACTAGGCAATTCAAAagagaaaatcaaagaaaaaattctCTAGTAGATTTATATGATCGTTCACATTACTAAActgtaaaaagaaaatgttattagtaatttacaacacaaaaatttTCAGTAACCTTCATAGGCACCATTAGCACTTCTTGTAAAAGTAAtcataaaatagattaaaaaaaaaaggtatcattAACTCTTCTACCATTTCAATGGTTACCTATTTATCTTTCCttgagaaaaaaaacaacaacaacaataggttTGTTTATCAAATACTATATCCTGTTCCGTGTGAACTTGGAATTGAAATTTGAAGTTTTTTGGACAAAAAATTCTTGTTATTGTATCATAGGGTTATATTTTAAAATCTTCCTTTCATTTATCACGTGAAATGACTTGCAGACAATAAGCGAGTTATCGTTAATTTTATGGAAGtactagaaaaataaaatatcacccTAAGATGAGAAAGATTAATTGTCTTTACATTATCATATATGAATACAAGTCTTCAGATTACCTGTATCATATATACAATACCATTACCTGATACATTTACTTTTAAACTGATATAACTACTTAAATATTCAAACAAATACTGTATGAAGATTCATTGTTCCTTGTTTCTGACTTCCATAGCTTGTGAGATTTCTCCTCACAATCACCATTACCTTCTTGTAGTCAATGTCTCCATTCTCTGGTCCAAGAGAAGAACCCCTGGACGAGGGCCTGCTGTTGACGGCAGAGGATCCATGAGATGAGGCTGGGCCTTTGGAATCTCCTCTTTCACTTACAGactgtagacaaaaaaaaaataaaaaatcaaatagaatacATCTTTAATGGACATTTCAATGATGGAGATACCTTTTGCTTAatacatattatttatacatatggtATATTATTGATGACGACGGATATATTCAGAAATTTACTTGTGATATGATCAGTATACAGGTACTAATAAATGAACCTATTCTTTAGTGTAAACAAAATAAAGATTGGATTGCCGAAATACAAGAAAACAATCACAAACATAGGGATAAATAATAAAAGCATATTGTCATTAACAATGAAATCCTTAATCAGTACGATTATAAAAATTCCGTAAACCTGTTTAGCAAACTTATAAAATGAAACACATGAAAATACCTAAATACATTTAATTTCAAAGACAAAAGACAAAAAAGTTCCTTATGATGAATCCTTGAGGAAAATGGTAGCATTCATTTGAAGAGAAGCGTTTAAGATAAATGGGAAAATAATAAGAGGCAAAAACCTTAAGGGACCAGCATTTTGGTGGCGGATCTAGTTATTCGATGGAATATTTCGTCATAAAAATCATGCATGGCAGCTCTGATAAAAATTACAAGCCAAAGGCAGATCAAACTACCCTTTAAAgggcatagctatatatatatatatatatatatatatatatatatatatatatatatatacatacatgtatatatatatatattattattattatcattattattattatttgctaagctacaaccctagctggaaaagcaaaatgctataagcccaggggccccaacagggaaaatagcccagtaaggaaaggaaagaaggaaaaataaaatattttaagaagagtaacattaaaataaatatttcctatataaactatgaaaactttaacaaaacaagagggagagaaattaaatagaatagtgtgcctgattgtaccctcaagcaagagaactctaacccaagacagtgg
The window above is part of the Palaemon carinicauda isolate YSFRI2023 chromosome 11, ASM3689809v2, whole genome shotgun sequence genome. Proteins encoded here:
- the LOC137650236 gene encoding protein phosphatase 1 regulatory subunit 12A-like isoform X2 translates to MTLRDLKKSVSERGDSKGPASSHGSSAVNSRPSSRGSSLGPENGDIDYKKLYEEQLEENFRIHERLRGTENELRLSREAIETTNKKNNTRLAMAEADKREKRALERKLSEMEEELKLLEHLKQENQRLKDENGALIRVISKLSK
- the LOC137650236 gene encoding protein phosphatase 1 regulatory subunit 12A-like isoform X1, which gives rise to MTLRDLKKSVSERGDSKGPASSHGSSAVNSRPSSRGSSLGPENGDIDYKKLYEEQLEENFRIHERLRGTENELRLSREAIETTNKKNNTRLAMAEADKREKRALERKLSEMEEELKQLQKLKAENEKLKAENRALTRVVSKLTNSATAGMGNLASLSK